A window of the Haloquadratum walsbyi C23 genome harbors these coding sequences:
- a CDS encoding 1,4-dihydroxy-2-naphthoate polyprenyltransferase has product MSAQTQSISRQKAWVMAARPQTLPAAAAPILVGTGVAIHDGVFAPLPALAALLGAALIQIGTNFANDYYDALKGADTADREGFTRVTAGGLIDPPAVKRAMYLTFTIAILVGATLVWVGGIPILIVGLLSVGSGIAYTGGPYPLGYHGLGDVFVFVFFGLIAVTGTYYVQAAALTAGTFPLGIPAGTVSLTAIVASLPIAALSTNILVVNNVRDRDEDATTGKRTLAVRYGYTFARAEFITLLILAYSVPIWFLSRTAYTLAVGLPLVTLPIALSLMHTICTETAGDMLNPTLERVGKLLAGYALLFSIGLAIKTLPVV; this is encoded by the coding sequence ATGAGCGCACAGACACAGTCTATTAGCCGTCAGAAGGCATGGGTGATGGCAGCACGCCCACAGACACTTCCAGCAGCGGCGGCTCCTATTCTTGTTGGGACTGGGGTTGCGATTCATGACGGTGTTTTCGCCCCACTCCCAGCACTTGCTGCATTACTTGGTGCTGCTCTTATTCAGATTGGGACGAATTTTGCGAATGATTACTATGATGCACTCAAGGGTGCAGACACCGCTGATCGCGAAGGATTCACCCGTGTGACCGCAGGTGGACTCATCGATCCCCCCGCAGTCAAGCGAGCGATGTATCTTACATTTACAATTGCCATTCTTGTTGGTGCGACCCTTGTGTGGGTTGGTGGAATTCCGATCCTAATCGTTGGGCTTCTCTCCGTCGGCTCAGGAATTGCATACACCGGTGGACCATACCCGCTTGGATATCATGGTCTTGGTGATGTGTTTGTGTTTGTCTTCTTTGGTCTCATTGCTGTGACTGGAACGTACTATGTTCAAGCAGCGGCACTTACTGCAGGCACATTTCCGCTTGGAATTCCCGCTGGGACAGTTTCATTGACGGCTATCGTTGCATCGCTGCCAATTGCTGCACTTTCGACAAACATTCTTGTCGTAAATAATGTTCGCGACCGTGATGAAGACGCAACGACGGGAAAGCGAACGCTCGCAGTTCGATATGGGTATACTTTCGCGCGCGCAGAGTTCATCACACTGTTGATACTTGCATACAGCGTCCCAATCTGGTTTCTGTCTCGCACAGCATACACACTTGCTGTGGGACTTCCACTTGTGACGCTACCAATTGCGCTATCACTTATGCATACTATATGCACCGAAACTGCCGGTGATATGCTCAACCCAACGCTTGAGCGGGTTGGAAAACTACTGGCTGGATATGCACTCTTATTTAGTATTGGACTTGCTATCAAAACACTTCCAGTAGTATAA
- a CDS encoding isochorismate synthase, with protein MESRQTRLDDVTLVSRSARIPSLSSSVRDIFDIATSPRVVWSAPDETTVLGSGAAATIVATGSDRFESVRDAAESLFSTGDVHAGSEVARPRLFGGFAFHAERADSKPWKQFPNAQFIFPRVQITWSTDTHTETDTADNDSHAWITVNAVDPGATPDAVEYRLSQEIERVKTLESTNNSRSPPGVTCRHRRTSRDAWNRGVTAAINRISADNLQKVVLAQALEVELEETPVLGDIITRLGEHYPSCYRFIIEPVPDTPVDQRIHTDVNAMTTVGSEDIHNTSQSPAFFGATPERLVSVRGRTVETGALAGTTGRGETTAEDEWLAAELARDEKNVHEHELVAETIREQLSPYATAITSDSRRVRKLATVQHLWTPITATLEEHKHALSLVEALHPTPAVGGLPPTTAAETIRETEPFDRGWYAAPVGWIDAAGYGTFVVALRSAVAHDDAATLFAGVGIVADSNPDSEWDEVQLKYRPILDELESNDADDDTINQAQSEISTHTQGTVDDTMNESASTSISTPDTTVPSESNSQSNTTMEPTSDADADVDADTNTNIDDTE; from the coding sequence ATGGAATCACGCCAGACCAGACTTGACGATGTCACTCTCGTCAGTCGGTCAGCCCGCATTCCCTCATTGTCATCTTCAGTTCGGGATATATTTGATATTGCAACCTCACCTCGAGTTGTCTGGAGTGCACCAGACGAGACAACAGTGCTTGGAAGTGGTGCTGCAGCGACGATTGTTGCCACAGGCTCTGATCGATTTGAGTCTGTCCGTGATGCTGCTGAATCGCTGTTTAGTACCGGTGATGTCCATGCAGGGAGTGAGGTCGCTCGCCCCCGTCTTTTTGGTGGTTTTGCCTTCCATGCTGAACGCGCAGATAGCAAGCCATGGAAGCAGTTCCCCAATGCACAATTTATTTTTCCGCGAGTACAGATAACATGGTCAACAGACACGCATACCGAGACAGACACCGCTGATAATGATTCACATGCGTGGATAACAGTCAATGCTGTGGATCCCGGTGCGACACCTGATGCTGTTGAGTATCGATTGAGTCAGGAAATTGAGCGAGTAAAAACGCTTGAGTCAACAAACAATTCTCGATCTCCGCCAGGTGTCACATGCCGTCATCGACGCACATCCCGGGACGCATGGAATCGTGGCGTCACTGCAGCTATTAATCGAATTTCTGCTGATAATCTCCAAAAAGTTGTTCTTGCACAGGCACTCGAAGTTGAACTTGAGGAGACACCAGTGCTTGGTGATATTATTACCCGTCTCGGTGAGCACTATCCCTCGTGTTACCGGTTTATCATCGAACCGGTACCCGACACACCGGTCGACCAGAGAATACATACAGATGTTAATGCAATGACTACAGTAGGGTCTGAGGATATACACAATACGTCTCAGTCCCCGGCTTTCTTCGGGGCAACGCCAGAACGACTCGTCTCTGTTCGTGGTCGCACCGTTGAGACTGGTGCACTTGCTGGGACAACTGGTCGTGGCGAAACGACCGCTGAAGATGAATGGCTTGCTGCAGAACTTGCACGCGATGAAAAAAATGTTCATGAACACGAACTTGTTGCTGAGACAATTCGTGAACAACTTTCGCCGTATGCAACTGCTATCACAAGTGATTCTCGACGCGTTCGCAAACTGGCGACCGTTCAACATCTGTGGACGCCAATCACCGCGACTCTTGAAGAGCATAAACATGCACTTTCACTCGTTGAAGCATTACATCCAACACCGGCGGTAGGAGGACTCCCACCAACAACGGCTGCTGAGACGATTCGCGAGACAGAGCCATTTGATCGAGGATGGTATGCTGCGCCTGTTGGATGGATTGATGCTGCCGGATATGGTACCTTTGTGGTTGCGCTTCGATCAGCAGTCGCCCATGACGATGCCGCCACACTTTTTGCCGGCGTCGGAATCGTCGCAGATTCAAATCCCGACAGTGAGTGGGATGAGGTTCAACTAAAATACCGACCAATTCTTGATGAGCTCGAAAGTAATGATGCAGATGATGATACAATCAATCAAGCACAATCCGAAATATCTACGCACACACAGGGTACTGTCGATGATACGATGAATGAGTCCGCTTCGACATCAATATCTACACCAGATACAACAGTTCCGTCAGAGTCAAATTCACAGTCGAATACAACAATGGAACCGACTTCAGACGCAGACGCAGACGTAGACGCAGACACAAACACAAACATAGACGACACCGAGTGA
- a CDS encoding class 1 fructose-bisphosphatase gives MTESTADSESESFSLTDDEIINSILDILARTAPEIRNGLPGRRVKTNEENPSGESPMEADVFADELLRNRLGSLDGIGEYASEERSSADDTGSGLSVCIDPLDGSSNLKSNAAMGTIAAVYDAPLPARGSDLVAAAYVLYGATTTMVAAVEGNVADYIIYQDGSYEPIEQEVRVPSEPTVYGFGGRVPNWPRDFNSFVSDIESDTSMKLRYGGAMVGDVNQVLTYGGIFGYPALTNAPSGKLRVQFEGYPIGYIIECAGGASSDGSQSLLAVESNDIHDRTPVYVGTPSLVERLEGALAGKADSE, from the coding sequence ATGACTGAGTCAACAGCTGATTCCGAGTCCGAGTCATTTTCACTTACAGATGATGAAATAATAAACTCAATCCTCGATATACTTGCTCGCACGGCTCCAGAGATTCGAAACGGGCTTCCAGGGAGACGGGTCAAAACTAATGAGGAAAATCCATCTGGGGAATCACCAATGGAGGCGGATGTATTTGCTGATGAACTTCTTCGTAATCGTCTTGGCTCGCTTGACGGAATTGGAGAATACGCCAGCGAGGAACGTTCATCAGCTGATGATACCGGGTCAGGACTGTCGGTCTGTATCGACCCACTTGATGGATCCTCAAACCTGAAATCAAATGCTGCAATGGGAACAATCGCAGCGGTATACGATGCGCCACTTCCAGCACGTGGGTCTGATCTCGTTGCTGCAGCATACGTTCTCTATGGCGCAACAACAACAATGGTTGCAGCCGTCGAGGGTAATGTCGCAGATTATATTATTTATCAAGATGGGAGTTATGAACCGATTGAACAGGAAGTACGCGTCCCATCTGAGCCAACAGTGTATGGCTTTGGTGGACGTGTGCCAAATTGGCCTCGTGATTTCAATTCATTTGTGAGTGATATTGAGTCTGACACATCGATGAAGCTCCGATACGGAGGGGCAATGGTTGGTGATGTGAATCAGGTACTTACATATGGTGGGATTTTCGGGTATCCAGCGCTCACGAACGCCCCATCCGGAAAACTTCGTGTTCAATTTGAGGGATATCCTATCGGATATATCATTGAGTGTGCCGGTGGAGCCTCTTCAGATGGCTCGCAATCATTGCTTGCGGTCGAGTCAAACGATATTCATGATCGAACACCGGTCTACGTCGGAACACCATCACTCGTTGAGCGACTCGAAGGTGCGCTCGCAGGGAAAGCCGATTCCGAGTGA
- the menD gene encoding 2-succinyl-5-enolpyruvyl-6-hydroxy-3-cyclohexene-1-carboxylic-acid synthase has protein sequence MSAPNQNTLWARTFVSELAASGVDTVCISPGSRSTPLTVAFDRHDSIETFSHLDERSAAYFALGRARRTGSVTPVVCTSGTAAANYHPAVIEASQARVPLLVLTADRPPELHDSGANQTVDQTKLYGDAVRWFHDIGEPEPTARKLRSLRTTAARSIMTATDTPAGPVHLNFSFRKPLEPTPVPGDIPDDLSEESITGRDGAFVESTTGNRVLDENSVNRIAQSLSTSRGLIVVGPMTIPGVDPEAVAAFAHASGFPVLADPLSGIRYGGLTRTTPIIGGYDGYLTSELWDQWPDPDVVLRFGASPTSKPLRQYLESTSPTQYLVDPAGEWREATFTATDIVVADPTQLLWQLSRALNTPGSSTWRQRWIEADKAHTDVLANTDSFAHQSLAATNSDSSTDDMIEDTDEEGSNESDRWFCEGRILSDVMTAAPDPATIFVSNSMPVRDLDRFGSPTTQNRTVLGNRGASGIDGIVSTALGAGSALATTEHLIAITGDLAYYHDMNGLAALERCDVTATIVLINNDGGGIFHKLPIESYDPPFTTQFVTPHGLDFEPTEDIYDLSFARVRGTDRDGFHTAFTEATTTTGSHVIEVVTDSESSHRVREQLHDRVIKRILDN, from the coding sequence ATGAGCGCGCCAAATCAGAATACCTTGTGGGCACGCACGTTCGTTTCAGAACTTGCCGCTAGTGGTGTTGATACTGTCTGTATCTCGCCGGGAAGTCGATCAACACCACTCACGGTTGCTTTTGACCGTCATGATAGTATCGAGACTTTTTCACACTTAGATGAGCGTTCTGCTGCATACTTTGCGCTTGGACGGGCAAGAAGAACTGGGTCGGTTACCCCTGTAGTCTGTACCTCAGGCACAGCAGCGGCAAACTATCACCCTGCAGTTATCGAAGCTTCACAGGCACGCGTCCCGCTTCTAGTATTAACCGCTGATCGCCCTCCAGAATTACATGACTCTGGTGCAAATCAGACCGTCGATCAAACAAAGCTCTATGGCGATGCAGTCAGGTGGTTTCATGACATTGGGGAGCCTGAACCGACAGCAAGAAAACTCCGATCACTCCGGACGACAGCAGCACGTTCAATTATGACTGCGACAGACACGCCAGCTGGACCGGTTCATCTAAATTTCTCTTTCCGGAAGCCACTTGAACCAACGCCAGTGCCGGGAGATATCCCTGATGACCTGTCCGAAGAGTCAATTACAGGTCGTGATGGTGCATTTGTTGAGTCGACGACAGGTAATCGAGTGCTCGATGAGAATAGCGTTAATAGAATAGCACAGTCGCTTTCAACATCTCGTGGACTCATCGTTGTTGGTCCGATGACGATACCCGGAGTTGATCCTGAGGCAGTAGCGGCGTTTGCACATGCAAGCGGATTCCCCGTTCTTGCGGATCCACTTTCAGGCATTCGTTACGGTGGGCTGACTCGAACAACACCAATTATTGGTGGATACGATGGCTATCTTACTAGCGAGTTATGGGATCAGTGGCCAGATCCAGATGTTGTGCTTCGGTTTGGCGCTTCACCTACATCAAAGCCACTCAGACAGTATCTTGAATCCACATCACCGACTCAGTATCTTGTCGACCCTGCTGGAGAGTGGCGTGAGGCAACATTCACTGCGACAGATATCGTTGTTGCTGATCCAACACAGCTTCTATGGCAGCTATCAAGAGCTCTCAATACTCCTGGATCATCAACATGGCGACAACGTTGGATTGAAGCTGATAAGGCGCATACAGACGTACTCGCTAACACTGACTCCTTCGCTCATCAGTCTCTAGCAGCGACTAACTCGGATTCATCGACCGATGATATGATTGAAGATACGGATGAGGAGGGTAGCAATGAGAGTGATAGATGGTTCTGTGAGGGTCGTATTCTTTCGGATGTAATGACAGCAGCACCGGATCCCGCAACAATTTTTGTCTCGAACTCAATGCCGGTTCGGGATCTTGACCGCTTTGGAAGTCCAACAACGCAGAATAGGACAGTCCTTGGAAATCGCGGAGCATCAGGGATTGACGGTATTGTTTCGACAGCACTCGGTGCTGGCTCAGCCCTTGCCACCACTGAGCATCTCATTGCAATAACGGGTGATCTCGCGTATTATCACGATATGAATGGACTCGCAGCACTCGAACGTTGTGATGTCACAGCAACCATTGTTCTAATCAATAATGATGGGGGTGGAATCTTTCACAAACTCCCAATCGAATCGTATGACCCACCATTCACAACTCAGTTTGTCACACCACATGGACTTGATTTTGAACCGACTGAGGATATCTACGACCTCTCATTTGCGCGGGTCCGTGGCACAGATCGTGATGGATTTCACACAGCATTTACTGAGGCAACGACAACCACTGGATCACACGTTATCGAAGTCGTCACTGACTCTGAGTCAAGCCATCGCGTTCGAGAGCAATTACATGATCGTGTGATTAAGCGCATTCTTGATAATTGA
- the pyrB gene encoding aspartate carbamoyltransferase — protein sequence MHQDHLLSTTQLSREDIETILDRAAAIEMNPDGWEAQYSGTVLGLCFFEPSTRTRMSFDAAMKRLGGRTIDMGSVDNSSISKGETLADTVRVIAGYADAIVLRHPSEGAAKLAAEFVDIPVINAGDGAGQHPTQTLLDLYTMRENVGLDEITVGIAGDLKYGRTVHSLAAALSNFDVRQHFISPESLQLPRNIRYDLHDSGSQVREHTDIESILPELDVLYVTRIQRERFPDENEYQRVAGQYRVDTDILSHADDNLTVMHPLPRVDEIAPEVDTTEHAAYFEQAHNGVPVRMALLDALIGRAK from the coding sequence ATGCATCAGGACCACTTACTCTCCACAACACAATTATCACGGGAGGATATCGAGACCATTCTTGACCGGGCGGCGGCGATTGAAATGAATCCAGATGGGTGGGAGGCGCAATATAGTGGGACGGTACTTGGATTATGTTTTTTTGAGCCAAGCACTCGAACGCGTATGAGTTTCGATGCTGCAATGAAACGACTCGGTGGACGCACAATCGATATGGGTAGCGTCGACAACTCATCAATATCGAAGGGCGAGACACTCGCTGATACGGTTCGTGTCATTGCCGGATACGCTGACGCCATCGTGTTGCGACATCCATCTGAAGGGGCAGCGAAGCTAGCTGCTGAATTCGTTGATATTCCTGTCATCAACGCCGGTGACGGTGCCGGACAGCATCCGACACAAACACTCTTAGATTTGTATACAATGCGAGAGAATGTCGGACTCGATGAAATCACCGTTGGAATCGCTGGTGATTTAAAATATGGTCGCACGGTTCACTCACTTGCCGCAGCATTGAGTAATTTTGATGTTCGACAGCATTTCATCAGCCCTGAAAGTCTTCAGCTCCCTCGAAATATACGATATGATCTTCATGACTCCGGCTCACAGGTGCGTGAACATACAGATATTGAGTCAATACTTCCCGAACTTGATGTCTTATATGTCACACGAATTCAGCGTGAGCGGTTCCCAGATGAAAATGAATATCAAAGAGTCGCTGGACAATATCGTGTCGATACTGATATTTTATCACATGCAGACGATAATTTGACCGTGATGCACCCGCTCCCGCGAGTTGATGAAATCGCGCCAGAGGTGGATACGACCGAACATGCGGCGTATTTCGAGCAAGCACACAATGGGGTACCGGTTCGAATGGCGCTGCTTGATGCATTGATTGGGAGGGCAAAATGA
- a CDS encoding Glu/Leu/Phe/Val family dehydrogenase — MTSEANPFESLQEQIDDASAYLDVRSDLVERLKRPERVLEANLSVEMDDGTIEHFKSFRSQFNGDRGPYKGGIRYHPGVTRDEVKALSGWMVYKCALVDIPYGGGKGGIAVDPSRYSAGELERLTRSFATELRPLIGPDVDIPAPDVNTGQREMDWIKDTYETLENTTAPGTVTGKSLSAGGSAGRVRATGRSTMLTAREAFTYRGRDIADATIAVQGYGNAGSVAAELLEDQGATVVAVSDSSGAIYDPTGLDTRAVKSHKRKTGSVIEYEGAETEVRSNRELLTLDVDVLIPAALENAIDESIAVDVSADVIVEAANGPLTPDADAVLTDRDVAVFPDVLANAGGVTVSYFEWVQNRQQFYWAESRVKQELETIITNAFDDLVEAYESRELPNFRTAAYAVAIERVIEAYDRQGTWP, encoded by the coding sequence ATGACATCCGAGGCGAATCCCTTTGAGAGCTTACAAGAACAAATCGATGATGCATCAGCATATCTTGATGTTCGTAGTGACCTTGTCGAGCGGTTAAAACGACCTGAACGCGTTCTTGAAGCGAATTTGTCTGTTGAGATGGATGACGGGACAATCGAACATTTCAAATCATTTCGATCGCAGTTCAATGGCGATCGCGGACCATACAAGGGAGGGATTCGGTATCATCCAGGTGTCACACGCGATGAGGTAAAGGCACTCTCAGGATGGATGGTATACAAATGCGCACTTGTGGATATTCCATACGGCGGTGGAAAGGGAGGTATTGCTGTTGACCCAAGTAGATATTCCGCTGGAGAATTAGAACGATTGACGCGTTCATTCGCGACCGAACTTCGTCCACTGATTGGTCCAGATGTTGATATCCCAGCCCCAGATGTGAACACCGGACAGCGAGAGATGGACTGGATTAAAGACACATACGAAACGCTTGAGAATACAACTGCACCAGGAACTGTCACCGGAAAGTCACTCTCAGCAGGTGGCAGTGCGGGTCGTGTCAGAGCAACAGGTCGGTCGACCATGTTGACCGCTCGAGAGGCATTCACATATCGTGGACGAGATATTGCGGATGCAACTATTGCGGTACAAGGATATGGTAACGCCGGATCTGTCGCTGCTGAGCTACTTGAAGATCAAGGGGCAACTGTTGTTGCTGTTTCAGACTCATCAGGTGCAATCTACGACCCAACAGGATTAGATACGCGTGCAGTGAAGTCACATAAACGTAAAACAGGCTCAGTTATCGAGTATGAAGGAGCAGAAACAGAGGTTCGCTCAAATCGCGAGCTATTGACGCTTGATGTTGATGTATTAATTCCAGCAGCACTGGAGAACGCTATTGATGAGTCAATCGCAGTCGATGTTAGCGCTGATGTGATTGTCGAAGCAGCAAATGGACCGTTAACGCCGGATGCAGATGCTGTATTAACTGACCGTGATGTCGCTGTGTTCCCAGATGTCCTTGCAAACGCTGGAGGAGTCACTGTATCGTACTTTGAGTGGGTACAAAACCGACAGCAATTCTACTGGGCAGAATCACGAGTCAAACAAGAACTGGAGACAATCATCACGAATGCATTTGACGATCTTGTTGAAGCGTATGAGTCACGTGAACTCCCGAACTTCCGAACAGCTGCATATGCCGTTGCGATTGAGCGAGTTATTGAGGCATACGACCGACAAGGTACGTGGCCATAG
- a CDS encoding 1,4-dihydroxy-2-naphthoyl-CoA synthase has translation MVSELFDPAQWDDVEGTEVFDDITYHRGHEVPVVRIAFDRPEQRNAFRPGTVDELYAALDHARKQADIGCILLTGNGPSEDDGGWAFSAGGDQSVRGESGYEYRDDDEPADDEDTLVREAKAGRLHILEVQRLIRFMPKPVVAVVPGWAVGGGHSLHVICDLTLASKEHAKFLQTDPDVASFDGGFGSAYLAKQIGQKKAREVFFRGKTYSAAEAVEMGMANEAIPHAELEDIAIEWANEMATKSPTAMRMLKYAFNLADDGLVGQQVFAGEATRLAYMTDEAREGRNAFLEGRDPDFSSYPWHY, from the coding sequence ATGGTTTCAGAGCTTTTCGACCCCGCACAATGGGATGACGTCGAGGGGACCGAAGTATTTGATGACATTACCTATCATCGCGGACATGAGGTCCCAGTCGTCCGAATTGCATTTGATCGTCCAGAGCAACGGAATGCATTCCGCCCAGGAACCGTTGATGAATTGTATGCTGCCCTTGATCACGCGCGCAAGCAGGCAGATATTGGGTGTATTCTTCTCACTGGGAATGGTCCATCAGAGGATGATGGTGGATGGGCATTCTCTGCTGGCGGTGATCAGTCTGTCCGCGGTGAGTCTGGATATGAATATCGTGATGATGATGAGCCAGCAGATGATGAGGACACACTCGTCCGTGAGGCAAAAGCAGGACGACTCCACATCCTTGAGGTGCAACGACTGATCAGATTTATGCCGAAGCCAGTGGTTGCTGTTGTTCCAGGATGGGCTGTTGGCGGTGGACATTCATTACATGTTATCTGTGATCTCACCCTTGCATCGAAAGAACACGCCAAATTCCTTCAGACAGATCCGGATGTTGCCTCATTTGACGGTGGATTTGGATCAGCATATCTTGCCAAGCAAATCGGACAGAAAAAGGCACGAGAGGTATTTTTCCGTGGAAAAACATATTCCGCTGCTGAAGCGGTTGAGATGGGAATGGCAAATGAGGCGATCCCGCATGCAGAATTAGAGGATATTGCGATTGAGTGGGCAAATGAAATGGCGACAAAATCGCCAACAGCGATGCGCATGCTAAAATATGCATTCAATCTTGCCGATGATGGTCTTGTTGGTCAGCAGGTATTCGCAGGTGAAGCAACCCGACTTGCCTATATGACTGATGAAGCACGCGAAGGTCGGAACGCATTCTTAGAAGGGCGTGACCCAGATTTCTCATCATATCCGTGGCACTACTGA
- a CDS encoding mandelate racemase/muconate lactonizing enzyme family protein → MNELDCLETASIKIDPFTLELSRSLSTAVGDIEQRRGHVVCVDINGTVGIGEATPLPGWTERYPDCQDALRSVSTDSTSTSTSTLASEITPDTTSAAHHGIELACVDAMARHHDSSLARFLSTDTPATSIPVNATIGDCDSEQTYKKAESAVEDGYTTIKLKVGARDIESDCNRVIAARSAVGEDITLRVDANGAWNRTTAERFLETARTVDIAYIEQPLPASDLDGHALLRGRGVDIAVDESMNRTSPEQIFAADAADIIVCKPMALGGPKQTLAVARKAEAVDIDTVVTTTIDGVIARMGAVHIAAALPGSGSNARACGLATGSMLADDLTANPVSISDGEISVPTGPGLAGGALRSCCNR, encoded by the coding sequence ATGAACGAATTAGATTGTCTTGAGACAGCCTCTATTAAGATCGATCCATTCACCCTTGAGTTATCACGCTCACTCTCAACGGCTGTAGGTGATATCGAACAACGGCGCGGACATGTCGTGTGTGTAGATATTAATGGCACTGTCGGCATTGGCGAGGCAACACCACTTCCTGGCTGGACAGAGCGCTATCCCGATTGTCAGGATGCTCTTCGCTCAGTTTCAACGGACAGCACATCAACATCAACATCAACATTAGCATCGGAAATAACACCAGATACAACATCAGCGGCACATCATGGAATTGAGTTAGCTTGTGTTGATGCGATGGCTCGCCATCATGACAGTTCACTCGCCAGGTTTCTCTCGACAGACACACCAGCTACATCGATCCCAGTCAATGCAACGATTGGTGATTGTGACTCCGAGCAGACATATAAAAAAGCAGAATCAGCAGTTGAAGATGGATATACGACAATTAAATTAAAAGTTGGCGCCAGAGATATTGAGTCTGATTGTAACAGAGTCATTGCTGCTCGATCGGCAGTCGGGGAAGACATCACACTCCGCGTTGACGCTAATGGTGCGTGGAATAGAACTACTGCTGAGCGGTTTCTTGAAACGGCACGGACAGTCGATATTGCATATATTGAGCAGCCTCTCCCAGCATCAGATCTCGATGGACATGCTTTACTCCGTGGTCGTGGCGTTGATATTGCAGTTGATGAATCGATGAATCGAACTAGCCCAGAGCAGATTTTTGCTGCCGATGCAGCCGATATTATTGTTTGTAAACCAATGGCACTTGGTGGTCCAAAACAGACGCTTGCAGTCGCACGTAAGGCAGAAGCCGTCGATATCGATACTGTTGTTACGACAACAATCGATGGTGTAATTGCTCGTATGGGGGCAGTTCATATTGCTGCGGCGCTCCCCGGCTCAGGCTCAAACGCACGTGCATGTGGTCTCGCCACAGGATCAATGCTTGCGGATGATCTTACAGCGAATCCGGTATCTATCAGTGACGGCGAGATATCCGTTCCGACAGGACCTGGATTAGCTGGTGGGGCACTCAGGTCATGCTGTAATCGATGA
- a CDS encoding DUF5798 family protein, which produces MGLGTTAKKLQKVTEMAENVYQRLNELRTQISEMRETTGETQAAVDRLETETAEIRALVEAIADEEDIDTETIIANAHITEAEAKDSGSESESESKVTSDDPQ; this is translated from the coding sequence ATGGGATTGGGAACAACTGCGAAGAAATTACAAAAAGTAACCGAGATGGCAGAAAATGTCTATCAGCGATTAAATGAACTGCGAACGCAGATCTCAGAAATGCGGGAGACGACCGGTGAGACGCAAGCTGCTGTTGACCGTCTTGAGACCGAAACCGCTGAGATTCGAGCCCTTGTTGAAGCAATCGCTGATGAGGAGGATATCGACACTGAAACTATCATCGCAAACGCGCATATCACCGAAGCAGAAGCAAAAGACTCCGGATCTGAATCTGAATCTGAATCTAAAGTCACCTCAGACGACCCGCAATAA
- the pyrI gene encoding aspartate carbamoyltransferase regulatory subunit, which translates to MDDQQLRVSKIRDGTVIDHLTAGEALNVLAILGIDGSSGEGVSVGMNVISDRLGRKDIVKVEDRELSQSEVDVLAVIAPEATINIIRDYAVVDKKRIERPTAVTGLLFCPNRNCITNANEPINTRFIVLDEGLQCDYCGSIVRESEVPTYLDVA; encoded by the coding sequence ATCGATGATCAACAATTACGTGTCTCGAAGATTCGTGATGGGACTGTGATTGATCATCTTACCGCTGGAGAAGCACTAAATGTTCTTGCCATTCTTGGGATTGATGGGTCAAGCGGTGAGGGTGTCTCTGTCGGTATGAATGTTATTTCTGACCGCTTGGGAAGAAAAGATATTGTTAAAGTCGAGGATCGTGAGCTAAGTCAATCTGAAGTCGACGTACTTGCGGTGATTGCTCCTGAGGCAACAATCAATATTATCCGAGATTACGCGGTTGTCGATAAAAAACGAATTGAGCGCCCGACGGCGGTCACTGGACTTCTTTTTTGTCCCAATCGAAACTGTATTACAAACGCTAATGAACCGATTAACACCCGTTTTATTGTCCTTGATGAAGGGCTACAGTGTGATTACTGTGGATCGATTGTGCGTGAAAGCGAAGTACCAACATATCTTGATGTTGCATAA